A genomic segment from Tolypothrix sp. NIES-4075 encodes:
- the glf gene encoding UDP-galactopyranose mutase, whose amino-acid sequence MKFDWLIVGAGYSGCVLAERIANQLGQRVLILDQRDHIGGNAYDYYNEHGILVHKYGPHIFHTKSKKIWDYLSQFTEWRHYYHHVLGVVEGKKVPIPFNLNSLYALFPPSYAQKLEEQLLENFGFGVKVPILKLRESASGDLEFLANYIYEKVFLHYTTKQWGLKPEELDRGVTGRVPVYISRDDRYFQDPYQAMPKYGYTEMFRRMLAHPNIKILLQTDYREVINDIKFNRMVYTGPIDTFFDYMYGELPYRSLRFQFETLDQECYQEVGTVNYPNDYDITRITEQKYLSGQTSPKTTLVMEYPQAYVPGKNDPYYPILHEENRERYDLYLKEAQKLNGAVIFAGRLAEYKYYDMDQAALRALSLFEKEVAVAQ is encoded by the coding sequence ATGAAATTTGATTGGTTAATTGTCGGAGCCGGATATTCAGGCTGTGTGCTAGCTGAACGAATCGCCAATCAACTAGGGCAGAGAGTACTAATTTTAGACCAGCGAGACCACATTGGCGGCAATGCCTACGATTACTACAACGAGCATGGCATCTTAGTACACAAGTACGGTCCTCATATCTTTCACACCAAATCCAAAAAAATCTGGGATTACTTATCTCAATTTACCGAGTGGCGACACTACTACCACCATGTGCTAGGTGTGGTGGAGGGGAAGAAGGTTCCCATCCCATTCAATTTAAATTCACTTTACGCGCTGTTTCCTCCCAGCTACGCCCAAAAGCTAGAGGAACAACTTTTAGAAAACTTTGGCTTTGGGGTGAAAGTACCGATTCTCAAGTTGCGTGAAAGTGCCAGTGGAGATTTAGAGTTTTTAGCTAACTACATCTATGAGAAAGTTTTCTTACACTACACAACTAAGCAGTGGGGACTCAAACCAGAGGAACTTGATCGCGGTGTGACAGGACGCGTTCCAGTCTACATCAGCCGAGACGATCGCTACTTCCAAGACCCCTATCAAGCGATGCCAAAGTACGGCTATACCGAGATGTTCCGCCGGATGCTGGCTCACCCTAATATCAAGATACTCTTGCAAACTGATTATCGGGAAGTCATTAACGACATCAAATTCAACCGGATGGTTTACACCGGTCCAATCGATACTTTCTTCGACTATATGTATGGCGAACTACCTTATCGCAGCCTGCGCTTTCAGTTTGAAACCCTGGATCAAGAATGCTACCAGGAAGTAGGTACAGTTAACTACCCCAACGACTACGATATTACCCGTATTACTGAACAAAAGTATTTATCTGGGCAAACTTCACCGAAAACTACATTGGTAATGGAGTATCCCCAAGCCTACGTACCAGGTAAAAATGACCCTTACTACCCCATCCTTCATGAAGAAAACCGCGAGCGTTATGACCTTTACCTGAAAGAGGCTCAGAAACTTAACGGTGCAGTCATCTTTGCTGGACGGCTGGCCGAATACAAGTACTACGACATGGATCAGGCAGCATTAAGAGCTTTGAGTTTGTTTGAGAAAGAAGTGGCAGTGGCGCAGTAA
- a CDS encoding HAD family hydrolase, producing the protein MVTKIYSFDVFETCLVRVWAKPTDLFWELGEQLRQQKLTEISADSWQQMRIKAETAAREISKTGEVSVEQIYQQLARLLGWSTTQTEQAMHKEIALELASLRPVPAIQKRIQALQQANQRLIYMSDMYLSEETIKTFLKENNVWAAGSSLYVSSEIGVSKSNGKLFPHCLGQESVKASQLNHIGDNLHSDVKMAKKQGVKVEPISQTHLNRYEQLIANDDELPLRFRSLLAGASRLTRLQSQETSADKQVIWDTTASAIAPILFGFVHWCLVEAQKKGIQRLYFVARDGQILQKIAQVISQKWGYTIECCYLYGSRQAWHLPALLEIGEVELSWILDGIDSLSNFISIRSICDRVNISPEQIKDILSRYNFPAEKWDVNLQQHERELLRQIVTEKEVTKLIISTAAIYREKVIGYFCQEGLNDGVPFGFVDVGWSGNIQRSFSRLLGIAGLYPESGVCGFYFALGNPVKPFQKDRLLAYFYDVDKDYDFFFPCKYRCLFELFTAADHGSTKSYQQCGEQYIPVLRSPTNEKAINWGLYVLQRAAVEFAQQITTNLSEQECTTNFFLKATQILAKELILNPSFQEAQVFGSFVMSGDQTEHSFYQLAPIYSLADWCRLLLYSRHPHRDTWFPASVARGNPIVRTLLGTRKLNMILQIRRKLLERKHTDLTKQVSQPT; encoded by the coding sequence ATGGTCACAAAAATCTACTCATTCGACGTATTTGAGACATGTTTAGTTCGGGTTTGGGCAAAACCAACAGACTTATTTTGGGAATTGGGAGAACAACTAAGGCAACAAAAACTAACCGAGATATCAGCAGATTCTTGGCAGCAGATGCGGATAAAAGCAGAAACCGCAGCCAGAGAAATATCGAAAACCGGAGAAGTAAGCGTAGAACAAATCTACCAACAATTAGCTCGTTTGTTGGGTTGGTCAACAACTCAAACTGAACAAGCTATGCACAAAGAAATTGCATTAGAGTTAGCTTCTTTGCGTCCCGTACCTGCCATTCAAAAAAGAATACAAGCACTACAGCAAGCAAATCAGCGGCTCATCTACATGTCAGATATGTATTTATCTGAAGAAACGATTAAGACTTTCCTCAAAGAAAATAATGTCTGGGCAGCGGGTAGCAGTTTGTATGTCTCATCCGAAATAGGGGTGAGCAAGTCAAATGGTAAATTATTTCCACATTGCCTGGGACAGGAATCAGTCAAAGCATCCCAGTTAAACCATATTGGAGACAACTTGCACTCCGATGTGAAAATGGCGAAAAAACAGGGAGTTAAAGTTGAACCTATTTCGCAAACCCACCTAAATCGATACGAACAACTGATTGCAAATGATGACGAGCTACCTTTGCGATTTCGCTCGTTGCTAGCGGGTGCAAGCAGACTTACCCGTTTGCAGTCTCAAGAAACGAGTGCTGACAAACAAGTTATTTGGGACACAACAGCGAGTGCGATCGCTCCAATTTTGTTCGGTTTCGTTCACTGGTGCTTAGTAGAAGCGCAAAAAAAAGGAATTCAAAGACTATACTTTGTTGCCAGAGATGGGCAAATATTGCAAAAAATTGCTCAAGTTATCTCCCAGAAGTGGGGATATACAATTGAATGCTGCTACTTATATGGTTCTCGTCAAGCATGGCATCTGCCTGCTCTCCTAGAGATTGGGGAAGTTGAGCTTTCCTGGATATTGGATGGCATTGATTCTTTATCAAATTTTATATCAATTCGTTCCATTTGTGACCGGGTTAACATATCACCAGAGCAAATTAAAGATATCCTCAGTCGCTATAATTTTCCTGCTGAGAAATGGGATGTTAATCTTCAGCAGCACGAACGTGAATTATTGAGGCAAATTGTTACTGAAAAAGAAGTTACTAAACTTATCATCTCAACTGCTGCTATTTATCGCGAGAAGGTCATCGGCTACTTCTGTCAGGAAGGGCTAAACGATGGAGTTCCCTTTGGTTTTGTGGATGTTGGCTGGAGTGGAAACATACAACGTTCTTTTAGTAGATTACTGGGCATTGCTGGTCTCTATCCTGAGTCTGGTGTCTGTGGTTTTTACTTTGCCTTGGGAAATCCGGTTAAGCCATTTCAAAAAGATCGTTTACTAGCTTATTTCTATGATGTAGACAAAGATTACGATTTCTTTTTTCCCTGTAAGTACAGATGCTTGTTTGAGCTTTTTACAGCGGCAGATCATGGTAGCACGAAGAGCTACCAGCAATGCGGTGAACAGTATATTCCCGTACTTCGTTCCCCAACAAACGAAAAAGCGATTAATTGGGGGTTATATGTGCTGCAACGTGCCGCTGTTGAATTTGCACAGCAAATCACGACTAACCTGAGTGAGCAAGAATGTACAACTAATTTTTTCCTAAAAGCTACTCAAATTTTGGCAAAAGAACTTATCTTAAATCCTTCCTTTCAGGAAGCGCAAGTGTTTGGCTCATTTGTCATGTCTGGAGATCAAACTGAACATTCCTTCTATCAACTCGCGCCAATTTACAGTTTAGCTGACTGGTGCAGACTACTGCTTTATAGTAGGCATCCACATAGAGATACCTGGTTTCCTGCTTCAGTTGCCAGAGGTAACCCGATTGTGAGAACACTTCTAGGAACAAGGAAACTCAACATGATTCTTCAAATCAGGAGAAAATTACTCGAACGCAAGCATACTGATTTAACAAAACAAGTAAGTCAACCTACTTAA
- a CDS encoding glycosyltransferase, translating into MNHSPLRILFISHAYVVGVNQGKLNAIAQTGKAEVGLLAPSNWKALEWNRLLPLETPYPNIKTYSAPVLFPGRGGAHVYAPWKIWHFLNDFQPDVVQVEEEVFSLSTFELAIWSRITGKPLVVFGWENMERRLPLPRHWIRQFVMSTAKLIIAGNRDGANLLRQWGYTGLVEIMPQIGVDTQLFAASMRSPKGRNEQFQIGFLGRFVPEKGVDVIFAAVRQLQQQGLNCRIILCGSGSGEEALRQEAQKQQVADLVTWQGAVRHEQAPEQLGKFDVLVLPSRTAATWKEQFGHVLIEAMAMGVPVIGSSSGEIPNVIGRPDLVFSEGDAQGLAVILERMIRDPGWRKEAGRYGMTRVYQHYTHERIAERLISLWQKLLKPNGVYNETEKAQMGVPE; encoded by the coding sequence GTGAATCATTCTCCCTTACGTATACTTTTCATTAGCCACGCCTACGTAGTCGGCGTGAATCAGGGAAAGCTTAATGCGATCGCCCAGACTGGCAAAGCTGAAGTTGGTTTACTAGCTCCTAGCAATTGGAAAGCATTGGAGTGGAATCGCCTACTTCCATTAGAGACACCCTACCCCAATATTAAAACTTATTCAGCGCCTGTCCTCTTTCCAGGTCGAGGGGGAGCTCATGTTTATGCACCTTGGAAAATCTGGCACTTCCTTAACGACTTTCAACCAGATGTAGTGCAGGTAGAGGAAGAAGTCTTTTCCCTGAGTACGTTTGAGCTAGCAATTTGGAGCCGAATCACCGGTAAGCCCCTAGTCGTCTTCGGTTGGGAAAACATGGAGCGCCGCTTGCCACTGCCACGCCACTGGATTCGCCAATTCGTCATGAGTACGGCAAAGCTGATTATTGCTGGTAATCGTGACGGGGCGAATTTGCTACGTCAATGGGGCTACACCGGGTTAGTGGAAATCATGCCCCAGATCGGAGTAGATACTCAGTTATTTGCTGCTAGTATGCGATCGCCTAAGGGTCGAAATGAGCAATTTCAAATTGGTTTCCTGGGGCGGTTCGTACCTGAAAAGGGCGTTGATGTTATATTTGCCGCAGTCCGCCAACTCCAACAGCAAGGACTCAACTGCCGGATCATCCTATGTGGTTCCGGTTCGGGTGAAGAAGCTCTCAGGCAAGAGGCGCAAAAGCAGCAAGTTGCCGATCTGGTAACTTGGCAAGGAGCAGTACGCCATGAACAAGCTCCTGAACAGCTCGGCAAATTTGATGTCCTCGTTTTGCCCTCACGGACAGCCGCAACTTGGAAAGAGCAGTTTGGTCATGTGCTGATTGAAGCAATGGCAATGGGTGTGCCGGTAATTGGCTCTAGTTCTGGCGAGATTCCCAACGTGATTGGGCGTCCCGATTTAGTCTTTTCAGAAGGAGATGCTCAGGGACTAGCGGTAATATTGGAGCGCATGATCCGCGATCCTGGGTGGCGAAAAGAAGCTGGGCGCTACGGCATGACCAGAGTATATCAGCATTACACCCACGAACGGATTGCGGAGCGGTTAATTAGCCTTTGGCAAAAGTTACTGAAGCCAAATGGGGTATACAATGAGACAGAAAAAGCTCAGATGGGAGTGCCTGAATAA
- a CDS encoding glycosyltransferase family 2 protein, with product MQQSLTDTLHPIELLPLPDKPLVSVLVPNYNYAKYIGETLESALCQTYPNFEVIVCDDGSKDNSCEVIESYVQKDSRIKLIRKPNGGVATALNAAYQASKGEIICLLDADDIWMDNKLQKILDVFRSDPKCGFAIHNVIQIDAQGNLIKLTPTLRRLASGWMALSALENGGFVYNIPPASALSLRREIADSIFPLNEEFKRNADSLIFRFAPFITVIGSAPEVLSKFRLHGANTTSFTNLTADLLNKEQTVLERIHQAQKNFLQNIYGAKIAEKLTDLKYSTAVCHDRYLLARFQGTYSQERREIYQRLINHPEFSNWSVAQQWLFKWGEYLPNRIFKVLFDQVYGSSHLKRLFKWFTQKSYQLSR from the coding sequence ATGCAACAGTCGCTTACAGATACACTTCACCCAATAGAACTCTTACCACTGCCAGACAAACCGCTTGTTTCGGTCTTAGTTCCTAACTACAACTATGCTAAATATATTGGCGAAACTTTAGAGAGTGCGCTTTGCCAAACTTACCCCAATTTTGAAGTCATAGTCTGTGATGATGGCTCTAAAGATAATTCTTGTGAAGTCATCGAAAGTTATGTACAGAAAGATTCTAGAATCAAGCTGATACGCAAGCCGAATGGGGGTGTTGCCACTGCCCTAAATGCAGCATATCAGGCGAGCAAGGGTGAAATTATTTGCTTGTTAGATGCAGATGATATTTGGATGGATAACAAGCTGCAAAAGATTCTAGATGTATTTAGGTCTGACCCTAAGTGCGGCTTTGCTATTCACAATGTAATTCAAATTGATGCTCAGGGTAACTTGATAAAATTAACACCTACATTAAGGCGTTTAGCTTCGGGGTGGATGGCTCTGTCTGCTTTGGAAAACGGTGGATTCGTATACAACATACCTCCAGCCTCTGCACTGAGCCTGCGACGGGAAATAGCCGACTCTATATTTCCGCTGAATGAAGAATTTAAGCGCAATGCAGACAGTCTTATCTTCCGTTTCGCTCCATTTATAACAGTCATTGGCTCCGCTCCAGAAGTACTAAGTAAGTTTCGTTTACATGGAGCGAACACAACAAGTTTCACAAATTTGACAGCCGATTTACTCAACAAAGAGCAAACTGTTTTAGAGCGTATACATCAAGCACAGAAAAACTTTCTCCAAAATATTTACGGTGCAAAGATTGCCGAAAAACTGACAGATTTAAAGTACAGTACGGCTGTTTGTCACGACCGCTATTTACTAGCTCGCTTTCAAGGGACATATAGTCAGGAACGGCGAGAAATTTATCAGCGGTTGATTAATCACCCAGAGTTTTCTAACTGGTCTGTCGCTCAACAGTGGTTATTTAAATGGGGTGAATATCTGCCCAACAGAATTTTTAAGGTGTTATTTGACCAAGTTTATGGTTCAAGCCACCTGAAACGATTATTTAAGTGGTTCACCCAAAAAAGTTATCAGTTATCTCGATAA
- a CDS encoding glycosyltransferase family 4 protein, translating into MRVVIARLISDFSMDVYADGIISGLRTVRPNWEIVDLKPHPIDRKSRSLFLRVWKYYERFWRFPQQVQQQVADIFHIIDPSEAHITYWLKNKNKTVVVTCHDLINFYSRDNLQGSVELPFISRGMWLHAVKGMKYADRIVAVSSMTAKDTTQILDIEPTRISVIPNAVEAGFQPLAKEQAEFFRQKYGISPETICLLNVGSNHPRKNLSTILKVVETLQQRGMSIHLLKVGADFTDEQKAFIQTQGLENYVSYLGKPDKSTLVQMYNAADMLIAPSLHEGFGITLIEAMACGIPVITSKVSAMPEVVGDAGVLVDPTDYQAIADAVCHLQNNPVYYQELVKKGLVRAKSFTWEKTAEQIAEIYEKLLDNKKLQGVATT; encoded by the coding sequence ATGCGTGTAGTAATTGCGCGGTTAATATCTGATTTTAGTATGGATGTCTACGCTGATGGCATCATTTCCGGACTGCGAACTGTTCGACCAAACTGGGAAATTGTCGATTTAAAACCGCATCCTATTGACAGAAAAAGTCGCTCTCTGTTTCTCAGAGTTTGGAAATACTACGAACGTTTCTGGCGTTTTCCTCAACAAGTGCAGCAGCAAGTCGCGGATATCTTTCATATCATCGACCCTAGCGAGGCGCACATTACTTATTGGTTAAAAAATAAGAATAAAACTGTTGTCGTCACTTGCCATGACCTAATCAACTTTTACAGTCGAGATAATCTACAAGGCTCAGTGGAACTGCCCTTTATCAGTCGTGGTATGTGGCTACACGCTGTGAAAGGCATGAAGTACGCCGATCGCATTGTCGCTGTTTCTTCTATGACAGCCAAAGATACAACTCAAATATTAGATATTGAACCAACTCGTATTTCTGTAATACCTAACGCTGTTGAAGCTGGATTTCAACCATTAGCCAAGGAACAAGCCGAGTTTTTCCGGCAAAAATATGGAATTTCACCGGAAACAATTTGTTTATTGAATGTAGGGTCAAATCACCCGCGCAAGAATCTTTCTACCATTCTCAAAGTAGTAGAAACTTTGCAGCAACGAGGAATGTCTATCCATTTGTTGAAAGTGGGTGCAGACTTTACAGATGAACAAAAAGCTTTTATCCAAACCCAAGGTCTAGAAAACTATGTCAGCTACTTAGGCAAGCCAGATAAATCTACCCTGGTTCAAATGTATAACGCCGCTGATATGTTGATAGCGCCTTCACTCCATGAGGGATTTGGCATAACCCTTATAGAAGCAATGGCTTGCGGAATTCCAGTCATCACCTCGAAAGTTTCAGCCATGCCTGAAGTAGTGGGAGATGCTGGAGTTTTAGTTGACCCAACCGACTATCAAGCAATAGCAGATGCAGTGTGCCATCTGCAAAATAATCCTGTTTACTATCAGGAGTTGGTGAAGAAGGGACTGGTAAGAGCTAAATCATTTACCTGGGAGAAAACAGCGGAGCAAATCGCGGAAATTTATGAGAAGTTGCTAGACAATAAAAAATTACAAGGAGTTGCTACAACCTAG